The DNA region GCTTTCGTTGTTGGTAATTACGTTTTCGGAGACAATTACCTCTTTCACATTGCCGTCGCTGGGGATTTCAAACATGGTGTCCAACATTACTTGCTCAATTATAGAGCGTAAGCCCCTTGCACCAGTTTTTTTCTGAGTCGTTTTTGCAGCGATTTGTCGTATAGCCTCTTCCGTAAAGCGCAGTTGCACGTTGCTTAACTCAAAGAGTTTTTTGTACTGCTTTACCAAAGCGTTTTCTGGAGTCGTTAGCACCTGAACAAGATCGTCCTCACTAAGCTCGTCGAGTGTGGCAACTATTGGCAAGCGACCTATGAACTCCGGAATGAGGCCATAGGTTTGTAAGTCTTTAGGCTCAACTTTTGAAAGAACGCTCTCTTCCTTGTCTATAAGTGATAATACTTTGTCAGACCCAAATCCTATTTTTTGAGATCCAAGGCGTTTTTTTATGGCGTTTTCTAAGCCATCGAAGGCTCCACCGCAGATGAAGAGTATGTTTGTAGTGTCTACGTGTATAAACTCTTGTTGCGGATGCTTGCGGCCACCTTTAGGGGGCAAATTTGCTACCGTGCCTTCTATTAGTTTTAGCAGTGCCTGCTGAACTCCTTCACCAGAAACATCTCGCGTAACTGAAGGAGAGTCCGATTTTCTCGAAATCTTGTCTACCTCGTCGATATAAATAATTCCCCTCTGGGCCTTTTCAATGTCGTAATTCGCAGCCACGAGTAAATTTAACACTATGCTCTCTACGTCCTCTCCTACGTACCCGGCCTCGGTAAGATTAGTAGCATCCGCAATGGCAAATGGCACGTCGAGAACTTTTGCAAGGATTTGAGCCAAAAGAGTTTTTCCACAACCAGTGGGGCCTAGTAAAAGTATATTTGATTTTTGTAGCTCCACATCGCTACACCCCGCGGAAAGATATTCAATGCGCTTGTAGTGGTTGTGAACCGCAACTGATAGAACTTTTTTGGCGCGTTCTTGGCCCACCACATAGCGATCCAGAAAATCCTTTAGCTCGCGCGGAGTAGGAAGGCGATCCTGAAAGGAGGGTTTGTTGCGGTCGCCCAGCTCCTCGCACAAAATGTCATTGCATAACTCAACGCACTCATCGCAAATATAAACTGAGGGCCCAGCAACTAACTTTCTAACCTCGTCCTGAGTCTTCTCGCAGAATGAGCAAACTAGGGTTTGTGAGCGCGAAAATCTGTCATTTTTTCCAATCATTGGCGTGTCCTCCATCTACAATTGAAGATGCACTCTTGAAACTTAAAAGTTCAGGAAAGTGCGACAAGGCTCATTTCTTTTTTGGTCCATCCTGGGGGCCAAGCATAACGTCACTTAGATTAGTACTTCGGCCATAACATACTTAGAACATTAATATTTAAATTACGGGTAATTTGAGTAGGTTTTCCTAAGCTTTTCTGAAAGAGGGAAAAAGAAAATATGTGTAATATTAGGAGCTTATCCGTTTTAGGACAGGTTTTTAGAATCGTCGTCAGCCTGATTTTTCTGCTAAGTTTTAGCGCGTCGCGGGCCACTGCCGAATCGCCTGAGAGCATAAATCCGTTAAAAAGCGAAAAAGTAATAAACGTAAAGGATTATTTCGGCGAAAAATCGACTAATAAACCTGTAGAAAGCAAGGGGAACTCTGCGTCCAAAGAGACTTCGCCTAAGACAAAAAATTCAGCCAAGGGCGAAGTTGTTGAGCAAGAAGTTGCTGGAAAAGAGCAAGAAAAAAGCGTCAAAAAGGCCGAGGAAGTTTCAACTCCGGACAAGAAAACCCACGTATTCGTTTCTAGCGATCCAACTGCACATTTACTAGCGCCAGATGCCGACTTTCCAATTCGCATCAATCCCGAAGCTCCGGGGCCATTTATCGGAATGGCTACTGCCTTAGAGGACGGTGACCGAGAGACGGCAGCGCAATATGCCGATGCCTACGTGCGCTACATGACGAACCTCATGATTAGAGTTAGCGAGATAACCAATTTAATTGGCGAGGCGATGGTGCGACAAGGGGTAATCGACGAGGAGAGCTGGGTAGGAGTTGGGCAGTTTATTAACAAACAGTTTGCCGCTGCTAGAGAAAAAAATGGCTCTATGTGGAAGATGACTCACGAGCGAGCACTAGAGCGAGTTAAGCCAGATCCTAACGGCCAAGCCGAGATATATTTTTTCACGACGCTAAACTGCAAGTGGTGTCGCGACATGGGTCCCGATGTGGAAAGACTATGGCAAGTAGTTAAGCGCGACCCAAACCTTCGCATGGTAACTCTTACCCCTCAGCGCTATCCCCAAGCATGGGTAGATTCGTTTAAGGATTTTACGGGCATGACGGGTCCAGTGCTCTATGGTGCAAATGTCGCAAAAGCCCTTCGCGTGGGATTTGTTCCAGCCTTAGTCGTAGTCTCACCGGGAAATAAGACAAGTTACGTAAAGACGGGAAAGCAGAGTTTTAAGCATATGTACGAGTTTGTGCGGAAGGTGCAGGGGTTGCCTTTGGAGATGAGTGAGGAAGTTAAGAAAGAAATCGCAGGAAGGCCGATAGGGCGGGAGGAGATCGCGAAGGCTAATGGGAAGAGT from Deltaproteobacteria bacterium includes:
- the clpX gene encoding ATP-dependent Clp protease ATP-binding subunit ClpX, coding for MIGKNDRFSRSQTLVCSFCEKTQDEVRKLVAGPSVYICDECVELCNDILCEELGDRNKPSFQDRLPTPRELKDFLDRYVVGQERAKKVLSVAVHNHYKRIEYLSAGCSDVELQKSNILLLGPTGCGKTLLAQILAKVLDVPFAIADATNLTEAGYVGEDVESIVLNLLVAANYDIEKAQRGIIYIDEVDKISRKSDSPSVTRDVSGEGVQQALLKLIEGTVANLPPKGGRKHPQQEFIHVDTTNILFICGGAFDGLENAIKKRLGSQKIGFGSDKVLSLIDKEESVLSKVEPKDLQTYGLIPEFIGRLPIVATLDELSEDDLVQVLTTPENALVKQYKKLFELSNVQLRFTEEAIRQIAAKTTQKKTGARGLRSIIEQVMLDTMFEIPSDGNVKEVIVSENVITNNESPLVVYENAARTG